One window of the Rhipicephalus microplus isolate Deutch F79 chromosome 2, USDA_Rmic, whole genome shotgun sequence genome contains the following:
- the LOC142785207 gene encoding uncharacterized protein LOC142785207 — protein sequence MLFYTGLPSYNHFKKLLVYLNPGDDGCNVLRSERTESSEPRSSRGRKRKLSTENELFLVLVRLRLGLFEDDLAHRFCIAQSTVSRICTSWINFLYAKLGLLPLWAPRRIVDATMPPEFKEKYSSTRVILDATEIQCEVPSSLSLQSTTYSPYKSSNTFKGLIGVLPNGLVAFVSELFTGSSSDRECVIRSGFLDLKFDDEDAVMADKGFRIEDLLEKKGVKLNLPPFLKGGTFSPEEVKSTKEIAALRIHVERWIQRIKAFHIFDRPIPLTLAPLINQIWTVTAILSNFQSSLIQQSSGKPQQEP from the coding sequence ATGCTATTTTACACTGGGCTGCCAAGCTACAACCATTTCAAAAAACTTCTGGTCTACTTGAACCCCGGTGATGATGGGTGCAACGTTCTACGTTCAGAACGTACAGAAAGCAGTGAACCCAGATCATCGCGAGGGCGGAAGAGAAAACTAAGCACGGAAAATGAGCTGTTTTTGGTGCTAGTCCGACTGCGCCTCGGCCTGTTTGAAGATGATTTGGCTCACAGGTTCTGCATTGCCCAGTCAACTGTGTCCCGAATATGCACATCGTGGATTAACTTCCTGTATGCCAAACTAGGCCTGTTACCTCTGTGGGCTCCTAGAAGAATTGTAGATGCTACAATGCCACCCGAGTTTAAGGAAAAGTATTCATCGACTCGAGTAATCCTGGACGCCACGGAAATACAGTGCGAGGTGCCATCGTCCTTGTCCCTACAGTCTACAACGTACTCCCCATACAAGTCGAGCAACACATTCAAGGGACTCATCGGCGTCCTGCCTAATGGCCTTGTCGCCTTTGTGTCAGAGCTTTTCACAGGATCCAGCTCAGACAGAGAGTGTGTGATTAGGAGTGGTTTTTTAGACTTGAAGTTTGACGACGAAGATGCTGTAATGGCAGATAAGGGCTTTCGCATCGAAGATCTCTTGGAAAAGAAGGGAGTGAAATTGAACCTGCCGCCGTTCCTGAAGGGTGGCACATTCTCACCTGAGGAAGTGAAATCTACAAAGGAGATTGCTGCTTTGCGGATACACGTGGAGCGGTGGATACAGCGGATAAAGGCATTCCACATTTTTGATAGACCCATACCGTTAACCTTGGCTCCACTGATTAACCAAATTTGGACTGTGACGGCAATCCTGAGCAACTTCCAGTCTTCTCTCATACAACAGTCAAGTGGCAAACCGCAACAAGAGCCTTAG